The Kineococcus mangrovi region GGGAGCCGAGGCCCGCACGGCGGCGTAGAGGTCGGTGACGCGGCGGCGCCAGTCGAGGACGTCGAGGCGGCTCACGCGGGGGTACCGGGGCGGGTCTGCAGGTCGATCATCTCCTCCAGTCGAGCACGGTGGACGAGGTGGCGCACGTGCTCGGGCGCTCCACGCACCGTGATGCGGCGTTCCCCGCTGCGCGAGGCGAGGCGGGCGAGGAACCCCAGCCCCGTGGAGTCCATGAAGGTGACGTCCGTCGCGTCCACGACGACGGGCCGGCGGG contains the following coding sequences:
- a CDS encoding STAS domain-containing protein; protein product: MTSGNTFTGPPGSVDVRLEEDPPLVLVTLAGEVDTDLGPEFERCVDEALAARRPVVVDATDVTFMDSTGLGFLARLASRSGERRITVRGAPEHVRHLVHRARLEEMIDLQTRPGTPA